The proteins below are encoded in one region of Candidatus Ozemobacteraceae bacterium:
- a CDS encoding MFS transporter encodes MVLEILTKQRNFGLLWLAQLVSFIGEGIMQTAMIWWVISKTGSGTTVGFIMSVSFLPAVLIGPFAGTLADRLPAKLLLIGADLFRACLVGAVAVTAWQDHLSIPLLLAMCGTLAAAGVFHSPTTLTVIPRVVPPEKIEEAMALHTIVRDISKLAGPAIGGAIIARWSVAEAFVAHAGCLVLSSICVVVMRMAPRAAQSGQEGVLAQLAAGFRYVRDNRVLRDILIGFGGLNLFAVPIVVLLPLSIRNVFALDAFELGFSEGVLALGSVVTGLAFVRLFAGMRTSILLVRVLGMSGLLFAFFAYNPFFSLYLVGLFLLGGCFTAVNVAVLTLFQRTVDPEMKGRFFAFVEVLSFSLIPIAMAAAGALADNLGIAAVYTICALGTVFLTWRFARIDGLSTLDQEPSPEAAEATEA; translated from the coding sequence ATGGTTCTCGAGATTCTGACAAAGCAGCGAAATTTCGGCCTGTTGTGGCTTGCCCAACTCGTCTCTTTCATCGGCGAGGGCATCATGCAGACGGCGATGATCTGGTGGGTCATCAGCAAAACCGGCTCGGGAACGACGGTCGGCTTCATCATGAGCGTCAGCTTCCTGCCCGCCGTGCTGATCGGGCCGTTCGCCGGAACGCTCGCCGACAGGCTCCCGGCCAAACTCCTGCTGATCGGCGCCGATCTGTTTCGCGCCTGCCTCGTCGGCGCCGTTGCCGTGACGGCCTGGCAGGACCACTTGTCGATACCGCTCCTGCTGGCCATGTGCGGCACGCTCGCCGCCGCCGGCGTCTTTCACAGCCCGACGACCCTCACGGTCATTCCGCGCGTCGTTCCGCCGGAAAAGATCGAGGAGGCGATGGCGCTTCATACAATAGTAAGAGATATATCAAAGCTGGCGGGGCCCGCCATCGGGGGCGCGATCATCGCCCGCTGGTCGGTGGCCGAGGCGTTCGTCGCGCATGCCGGTTGCCTGGTTCTCTCCTCGATCTGCGTCGTCGTCATGAGAATGGCCCCGAGGGCCGCGCAGTCAGGGCAGGAGGGCGTGCTTGCCCAGCTCGCCGCCGGTTTCCGCTACGTTCGCGACAATCGCGTCTTGCGTGACATCCTGATCGGTTTCGGCGGCCTGAACCTGTTTGCCGTGCCGATCGTCGTTCTCCTGCCGCTTTCGATCAGAAACGTCTTCGCCCTCGACGCGTTCGAACTCGGTTTCAGCGAAGGCGTTCTCGCGCTCGGCTCCGTGGTGACCGGTCTTGCCTTCGTACGGCTGTTCGCGGGCATGCGGACATCCATCCTGCTCGTAAGGGTTCTGGGGATGTCGGGCCTGCTGTTCGCCTTCTTCGCGTACAACCCGTTTTTTTCCCTCTATCTTGTCGGTCTTTTCCTGCTCGGCGGGTGTTTCACGGCGGTCAACGTGGCTGTCCTCACCCTGTTCCAGCGCACGGTCGATCCGGAGATGAAAGGGCGCTTCTTCGCCTTCGTTGAGGTCCTCAGCTTCTCGCTGATCCCGATCGCCATGGCAGCGGCCGGGGCCCTTGCCGACAATCTCGGTATCGCAGCCGTCTACACGATCTGCGCGCTCGGCACCGTCTTCCTGACCTGGCGGTTTGCCCGCATCGACGGCCTCTCCACTCTCGACCAGGAACCGTCTCCGGAGGCCGCCGAGGCGACTGAAGCCTGA
- a CDS encoding Xaa-Pro peptidase family protein has translation MKKNPCLERQQAVVEAFPAQIDAMLVTNLSNVRYLTGFTGSSGVLLLERKKSLFFTDFRYQEQSENEVGRSAEIVVFKTSSSEAVLEYLEKSRVAGLGVESTLTLATYETFRDKFKGKLTTTKGIIEGVRQVKGDEELKELRKAFSISDRSFKKLLRFIKPGKRETEIAARLEYIMRMEGSEGPSFATIIASGERSSCPHAHPTDRKIKAGEMVKIDFGAIWNGYHSDMTRTVFVGKADKKFREVYGIVLEAQKRAIAGIRPGVTGFDVDKLARDHIASKGYGDHFGHGLGHSLGLDIHEMPAFSTKCNDTIKTGMVLTVEPGIYLPGWGGVRIEDVYRVDDVPERLTATPNDLLELPV, from the coding sequence ATGAAAAAAAATCCCTGTCTCGAACGGCAGCAGGCCGTCGTTGAGGCGTTCCCCGCCCAGATCGACGCGATGTTGGTGACGAATTTGTCGAATGTCCGGTATCTGACGGGCTTCACGGGCTCTTCGGGCGTTCTCCTCCTCGAACGCAAAAAATCCCTGTTCTTCACCGATTTCCGATATCAGGAACAGTCGGAAAACGAAGTCGGCCGCTCTGCCGAGATCGTCGTCTTCAAGACCTCTTCCAGCGAGGCCGTGCTCGAATACCTCGAAAAATCCCGTGTCGCCGGCCTCGGCGTCGAATCGACCCTGACGCTCGCCACATACGAAACCTTCCGGGACAAGTTCAAGGGAAAACTGACCACGACGAAGGGCATCATCGAGGGCGTCCGCCAGGTCAAGGGAGATGAGGAACTGAAGGAACTCCGCAAGGCGTTTTCCATCTCGGATCGCAGCTTCAAAAAACTTCTGCGGTTCATCAAGCCGGGAAAGCGCGAAACCGAGATCGCCGCCCGCCTCGAATACATCATGCGGATGGAAGGCTCGGAAGGCCCCAGCTTCGCGACGATCATCGCATCCGGCGAACGCTCCTCCTGTCCGCACGCCCACCCGACCGACCGGAAGATCAAAGCCGGCGAGATGGTGAAGATCGATTTCGGCGCGATCTGGAACGGCTACCACTCCGACATGACCCGCACCGTCTTCGTCGGCAAGGCCGATAAAAAATTCCGCGAGGTCTACGGCATCGTTCTCGAAGCCCAGAAGCGCGCCATCGCCGGCATCAGGCCCGGCGTGACCGGCTTCGACGTCGACAAGCTCGCCCGCGACCATATTGCATCGAAGGGATACGGGGATCATTTCGGCCACGGGCTCGGCCACTCGCTCGGCCTCGATATCCACGAGATGCCGGCCTTTTCAACGAAGTGCAACGACACGATCAAAACCGGCATGGTGCTGACGGTCGAACCCGGCATCTACCTGCCCGGGTGGGGCGGCGTGCGGATAGAGGACGTCTACCGGGTCGACGACGTTCCCGAACGGCTCACGGCCACTCCCAACGACCTCCTCGAGCTTCCCGTATAA